The sequence GACGCAACCTCGTggagcgaggaaggagtAATCTTCCTTTCAGTGCATTTTCACGCGTGTTCAGGAACGGCATGTGACTAACGATTTAGCTACCGAACGCTGAGCACTACATCAGTTCATCGCAAACCTCGCGCGGTGGAGGGTacggggggaaggggggggcgggTTCGGTTTGCAGGAACCGCATACCTGTAGAGTTGCTTTTCAACCTAGCGAGCTGGAGGACCCGAATTCGCAAACGATGCACGAAGAGGCCGCCACGCAATTCAGAGGAGAGGGAAAACAACTGCTTGTTTCCCTTTGAGCGAATCTTGGGATTCAGAGATGTGTGAGGCGTCTGGAAATTTGGATGCCGTCGAATTATCTCCGCAGATGCACAAGGCACTCAGGTGCCCAGCACGGTTACCCGCCGGGACGGTGCCCCTACGTTCTCGTTTGTCGCCTTTCTGCGAAGAGGATCTGTGCTTGACCGTTGGCAATATTTTCCTTGGGGTCTCCAGACCCCAGCCACCTCAGTGTCGCGGTGGACGAATGGTATTCCCAATCTGAAAGCCTGCGAGATTTGTCGTTCTCCTCCCCCTGCGTGTGTGGGTGATTTCCTGACCagcgcagcttcttctgtcAGGGAGGGCATCCAGGTGTACTTCACTGCTTTGTGGAAGGCTGCGTAACGGATTTTTGCCTTCTCGGGCTGCGGCCTGTGGATGCTGCTGCGTGTGCAAAGGGTGAACACCAAGGCGTTTCCCAGTCCACGTTATGGCGCAGGCTGACGATACTTTTTCTACCCTCGTTGATGGTTGTGCCGGTTTCGGTGACTGCAATTCCCCTAACGATCATGTTTGGACGGTTTTAGGCAATGCACACATCAAACAGGAGTTTCGGGGACGGTGGttgcgcatgcacacgaaCTCTGCCGCACCCAACCCGCTGGCGTCTGTTGAGGCCTTTTCGACGGCTGCCGGGGTGCCCTCGTCCGCGGCACAACTGGGACCGGCATCCACTCTGGTGTACTCGCCCTTTCGTTACCACAAGCAGTTGCCTTCTGCGGACTggaggacggcgccgcctatcgcggagggcgcaggaAGTTCGTCAGCCGATTCACATGATCCTTTccagcgaccgccgcgcccctctGCACGAATCACCGTGGCTTCGGCACCGCGAGCCCAGGGCCCGGAGGCAGCTTCGATCTCAGGCAACGCGTCCCAGACCACCCGGACCGAGGGCACCGCGAACGCCTCTCGCCAGGGCAGCACAAGTCAAGGCAGCTCCGAAGGCGCTGGACGCGAAAACCGGATGATGGGCCGAGCCCATCCCGcgtcagccgcgccgccctccagcggggcggacggcgcggcctcgaagccttcccgccctcgccctcgtcgaacggctgcagctgcggcagacgccgcgatTTCGCGGCTTTTCGCCCCGGCCGCGGTGAACGCGCCGCGAGACCCAGCCGGACGGTTTTTCAGTGTAGCGGGGCGAGCCCCGCGGGCAcagccctccgccgcggccagaGAAAGCAGAACGCCACGGCAGCTTGTGGGGGTGGACTCCGccaagcgcgcgcggcaggagtCGCGGAACGAGCGCTGCAAGAAGCAGCGggcagctgcgtgcgcaagtgcagacgctgcgcgtCTAGCCCAGAGTGCGGAGACAGACTCGTCCACCGAGGGGGGACATTCCAGCGTGGAGcagtcctccgcggcggctccccccccccctgccgaGACCGCAGACGTCCCcagcgctccagcagcggcagccgcaggcgcagcagtcCCACCAGCTGCCAAGGGCCCAGAGCAACTCCCCCCGCCGGCACCTTCCGCGCAGGCAAATCTCACCCGAGACTCACCACATGAGAAAGGCGTAGAGCACGCACCCGCGCCGGCATCCTCTGCGCAGGCAAATTCTACCCAAGAGGCTCCCTCGAAGCCAGTTGAGaccccggcgccgcagaatcCCGGACAGGGCGTCACGGAAGCCCCGTgtgaggcgccgccggcgggcacGCCAGGCCATGCTCCCGAGAGACCTGCCTCAGGCGGAATGGATCGTCTCGTAGAGGCGCTGACTGGTGTTGCAGCGGCTCTTCGAGAGGTGGATTCTTCAGGGAGCTCGTtgaccgcgaccgcgccgaaCAGGCTCCCCAGTTTCTGGGGTATCTTCTGCATGGGCTGggggcagccgccggcggggtTCCCCGGTCCCTTcctggcgtcgcctgcctaCGGAGgagtcgctgctgcctgcccGCCGCCGGTCGACTATTCGGCCGCGAGGGCTTCAGTCCACCCGGGCGGCTCCCCCGCGCATGTCTCAGCTGTGCGCGGAGATgggcctcctgcgccgccaccttcagctgccgctgctgcccctGTCCGGGCTTGCCCGATGCCGTATgtgcaggcgccggcgctgcctaGCGTCCTCGCGCCGAGCATGTGCCAGCCTGCAGGACTGGCGCCCTTGGGCCCGGAGCCCTACGCGCCCGCAGTCTCACTGGGGCCGAGCGTGTGGAGCGCGGGGCATCCGCCTGCGACAGGGATTCATCCGCCAGAGTCGAACCACCCTAACCATCCGCCTGCGACAGGGATTCATCCGCCAGAGACGAACCACCCTAACCATCCGCCTGCGACAGGGATTCATCCGCCAGAGTCGAACCACAGAGGCGGAAAGAGAACTGCGCACGACATGGGAGCGGGCGAaccctcgcgcggccggcgaTTCGCTGAAGAGGACATCCGTCTGCTACCGCAGACCCCGCGACTCTGAGTCACACGTGACTGACATGCGCCGGgtcccaccccccccccccctccctgccCAACCCCCCGTCTGCCCCCCAGGAGCGACCCGATTACTGGCACCGAGCAAAAGAGCGTGTTTGGCCCCGGTGCTCTCCGCAGCGTGTAGCTATCGCGACATCTGGTGGCTGTCTGTCAGTTCACAGAGGGAAACACCCGCCTGCAGAGCCCATGACGCAGTGCGTTGCCGCGCTTGCCTGCTGTTTCTCAAAAcgtgtctgcggcgcagtATGTTTTCGTCTTTATTCCGCGACCTTCGGTCTTCTCTGACATTGCAACGAAGTCTCGTGGCTGCCTTTGTGGGACGCGAGCTTGCCGGGTGAAAGCCCAACGGATTGTCGGAACCCATCTTTTGCTTGTTACGGCACTTCGCCGCTAGGGCTTTGCTGTTCATACGGCGAACCTTGCTGCCGCAGTTTCACCTGCGCTTGTGTAGGGATACGTGAAATCTGAATCGCCTCTAGGCTGACAAACTATCCCGTTAGGGGTCTTGCCCGCAAGACTTGCCCGAATGGATGCAGCCAGAGGAGCAAAAGCGGGCAGCCAGACTGCATCTAGGGATCCCGTTTAAAGCAACTTGAAAGTGAAGGTGCAAACCCGCAGGAGCAGACAAGATCCGCGTACACTGGAGAAttctcgcgtcgcctgtctGACGCTGTAGGCCGAAATTCTCCACCCAGCCGAAGGGGCATCTGCGATGCAGAGCTGGGAAAGATGAGAGGTGATTGCTAGATTGGCAGTCGTTGATGGCTGTCCAGTGTGAGCATGGTTGCTCGGACTCGCACGAAAATGTGGATAAGGCGCAGCACCTAGGTTGGTCGGGAGTCCTGCTTCTGTGCCCTAGCCATATTGAGCGTACACACAAGCGACagacatacatgcatgctGCTGATGCACATTGCTGCCGCACGAAGCCTTAGGCAGATGCCACTCCTAGGGGGGACGCTGTGCCAGCGAGAGACACAGAGCTCATCCGAAGATCCTTGGACGAGCCGTACGTAACAAGAGACAAGAAAGATACGACGCAGAAACTCCTCTTCACCAGTGGGCACATAAGGTCTTTCGAAGACTGGATACTAGCCCTGTTTGCCACTTTGGGCAACGCCCCTGCTTCGTTTCGCAGCGGACCATGTAGAGTCTGCTTTCCGTTCTCCTGgtctgcgctgcctccgcgggagAGTTTTCCGTGGGCATCATGAAGTACCAGACATGAAAGACGCGTGTGCTGCCGGTATGCAGCAAAAAACGACGGAGGAAGTGGTATACATCTAGCCTGCAGACTCGCTTGACTGCATTAACTTGTGTGCACGCAGCCACGGCGCGCCAGCAACATCAGCAGCTCCAGATACCGGCCGAGCCGGCGGACGTGATGACCCCACTGCCCGTGCGAAAGGAACCCATCCATTTGAACAGAGGTGAATCGtccgctttctcctcgccagcagacagagagagaagctcCTGAGGTCGCCAGTCTGTCTGGTAATGCTACACACATACGAGCCTCTCACCGCGCGGGGCGCCGTTGGTGTCTTGAGCAGCGACCGTGTGTCAGGTGAGCACTGTCGTGACGCATCGGCCGCCGATGCAACAGGAGCAGAAACGACCTCATCTAAGGCTTCCGGATTCGCAGTGTGAGAGGTCTTGCCCCGCGCCACACGGAGGACGCCCAGAAATGTCTACATGCTCACCTGGACTCTTCCTCTGACGGCAAACTCCCCACTAGCAAGTCGCGCGGTGTGCCTCTCGGCTTCGGGCGGTGTGTGCACACGGTCTGCGAGTCTCGATCACGAAGCTCACGACAAGGTATCGATTTGGAGCACTTTCGGCAGGCATTTCTGGGGTAAACTTTGCTGTGTGCGgggcttcttctctgcctcgagaGTTTTCTGTTGCCTGCGCGGATCGCTCTTGCGGAGTCACCTGAGGCCACTGCAAAGGGCACACTGCAGGCCCGCGGCACACAGCCGGGTGGTGCAGCGGGGGGAGGGAAGAcccggaggccgcgcggtgTCTGTGGGGGAGGCacctcgcgtccgcgccacTCTCAAGCTGACATTTTCTGCGACT is a genomic window of Besnoitia besnoiti strain Bb-Ger1 chromosome IV, whole genome shotgun sequence containing:
- a CDS encoding hypothetical protein (encoded by transcript BESB_053210), giving the protein MHTNSAAPNPLASVEAFSTAAGVPSSAAQLGPASTLVYSPFRYHKQLPSADWRTAPPIAEGAGSSSADSHDPFQRPPRPSARITVASAPRAQGPEAASISGNASQTTRTEGTANASRQGSTSQGSSEGAGRENRMMGRAHPASAAPPSSGADGAASKPSRPRPRRTAAAAADAAISRLFAPAAVNAPRDPAGRFFSVAGRAPRAQPSAAARESRTPRQLVGVDSAKRARQESRNERCKKQRAAACASADAARLAQSAETDSSTEGGHSSVEQSSAAAPPPPAETADVPSAPAAAAAGAAVPPAAKGPEQLPPPAPSAQANLTRDSPHEKGVEHAPAPASSAQANSTQEAPSKPVETPAPQNPGQGVTEAPCEAPPAGTPGHAPERPASGGMDRLVEALTGVAAALREVDSSGSSLTATAPNRLPSFWGIFCMGWGQPPAGFPGPFLASPAYGGVAAACPPPVDYSAARASVHPGGSPAHVSAVRGDGPPAPPPSAAAAAPVRACPMPYVQAPALPSVLAPSMCQPAGLAPLGPEPYAPAVSLGPSVWSAGHPPATGIHPPESNHPNHPPATGIHPPETNHPNHPPATGIHPPESNHRGGKRTAHDMGAGEPSRGRRFAEEDIRLLPQTPRL